The sequence below is a genomic window from Longimicrobium sp..
GGGGGCATGCCCGTTCTGCGCTTCTATCGCTGGACTCCCGCCTGCCTGTCGCTGGGCCGCAACCAGCCCTCCGACGGGTCCGACCGGGACGAGATCCGGCGCCGCGGCATCGACGTCGTCCGGCGGCCCACC
It includes:
- a CDS encoding lipoyl protein ligase domain-containing protein, yielding MLSSTDAERTAWRLLDTPAAPGSWNMAVDEALADGARAGGMPVLRFYRWTPACLSLGRNQPSDGSDRDEIRRRGIDVVRRPT